The proteins below are encoded in one region of Mus caroli chromosome 10, CAROLI_EIJ_v1.1, whole genome shotgun sequence:
- the Egr2 gene encoding E3 SUMO-protein ligase EGR2 isoform X2: MNGVAGDGMINIDMTGEKRPLDLPYPSSFAPISAPRNQTFTYMGKFSIDPQYPGASCYPEGIINIVSAGILQGVTPPASTTASSSVTSASPNPLATGPLGVCTMSQTQPELDHLYSPPPPPPPYSGCTGDLYQDPSAFLSPPPTTSTSSLAYQPPPSYPSPKPAMDPGLIPMIPDYPGFFPSPCQRDPHGAAGPDRKPFPCPLDSLRVPPPLTPLSTIRNFTLGGPGAGVTGPGASGGGEGPRLPGSGSAAVTATPYNPHHLPLRPILRPRKYPNRPSKTPVHERPYPCPAEGCDRRFSRSDELTRHIRIHTGHKPFQCRICMRNFSRSDHLTTHIRTHTGEKPFACDYCGRKFARSDERKRHTKIHLRQKERKSSAPSAPASAQSSASGPGGSQAGGSLCGNSAIGGPLASCTSRTRTP, encoded by the exons ATGAACGGAGTGGCGGGAG ATGGCATGATCAACATTGACATGACTGGAGAGAAGAGACCCCTGGATCTTCCGTATCCGAGTAGCTTCGCTCCCATCTCTGCACCTAGAAACCAGACCTTCACTTACATGGGCAAATTCTCCATTGACCCACAGTACCCTGGTGCCAGCTGCTACCCAGAAGGTATCATCAATATTGTGAGTGCGGGCATCTTGCAAGGGGTCACCCCTCCAGCTTCAACCACAGCCTCCTCCAGCGTCACCTCCGCCTCCCCCAACCCACTGGCCACGGGACCCCTGGGTGTGTGTACCATGTCCCAGACTCAGCCTGAACTGGACCACCTGTACTCTccgccaccacctcctcctccttattcgGGCTGTACAGGAGATCTCTACCAGGATCCTTCAGCATTCTTATCGCCGCCACCCACCACTTCCACCTCCTCTCTGGCCTACCAGCCACCTCCTTCCTACCCATCCCCCAAGCCAGCTATGGACCCAGGTCTCATTCCTATGATCCCAGACTATCCTGGATTTTTTCCATCTCCATGCCAGAGAGATCCACACGGTGCCGCTGGCCCGGATCGAAAGCCGTTTCCCTGTCCTCTGGACTCCCTGCGGGTCCCCCCTCCACTCACGCCACTCTCTACCATCCGTAATTTTACTCTGGGGGGTCCCGGTGCTGGAGTCACTGGACCAGGAGCAAGTGGAGGCGGTGAGGGACCTCGGCTGCCTGGCAGCGGGTCTGCAGCAGTGACTGCCACCCCTTATAATCCGCACCACCTGCCATTGCGGCCCATCCTGCGACCTCGAAAGTACCCCAACAGGCCCAGCAAGACGCCAGTGCACGAAAGGCCCTATCCCTGCCCAGCAGAAGGTTGTGACAGGAGGTTCTCACGCTCTGATGAGCTGACCAGGCACATCCGAATCCACACGGGCCACAAGCCCTTCCAGTGTCGGATCTGCATGCGAAACTTCAGCCGAAGTGACCACCTTACTACTCACATCCGAACCCACACCGGGGAGAAGCCCTTTGCCTGTGACTATTGTGGCCGCAAGTTTGCAAGGAGTGACGAAAGGAAGCGCCACACCAAGATCCACCTTCGGCAAAAGGAACGGAAGAGCAGTGCTCCCTCTGCACCTGCATCTGCCCAGTCTTCAGCCTCTGGTCCTGGGGGCTCGCAGGCCGGAGGCAGCCTGTGCGGTAACAGCGCCATTGGAGGACCACTGGCCTCCTGCACCTCTCGAACCAGGACACCTTGA
- the Egr2 gene encoding E3 SUMO-protein ligase EGR2 isoform X1, with translation MMTAKAVDKIPVTLSGFMHQLPDSLYPVEDLAASSVTIFPNGELGGPFDQMNGVAGDGMINIDMTGEKRPLDLPYPSSFAPISAPRNQTFTYMGKFSIDPQYPGASCYPEGIINIVSAGILQGVTPPASTTASSSVTSASPNPLATGPLGVCTMSQTQPELDHLYSPPPPPPPYSGCTGDLYQDPSAFLSPPPTTSTSSLAYQPPPSYPSPKPAMDPGLIPMIPDYPGFFPSPCQRDPHGAAGPDRKPFPCPLDSLRVPPPLTPLSTIRNFTLGGPGAGVTGPGASGGGEGPRLPGSGSAAVTATPYNPHHLPLRPILRPRKYPNRPSKTPVHERPYPCPAEGCDRRFSRSDELTRHIRIHTGHKPFQCRICMRNFSRSDHLTTHIRTHTGEKPFACDYCGRKFARSDERKRHTKIHLRQKERKSSAPSAPASAQSSASGPGGSQAGGSLCGNSAIGGPLASCTSRTRTP, from the exons ATGATGACCGCCAAGGCCGTAGACAAAATCCCAGTAACTCTCAGTGGTTTTATGCACCAGCTGCCTGACAGCCTCTACCCGGTGGAAGACCTCGCCGCCTCGTCGGTGACCATCTTCCCCAATGGTGAACTGGGAGGCCCCTTTGACCAGATGAACGGAGTGGCGGGAG ATGGCATGATCAACATTGACATGACTGGAGAGAAGAGACCCCTGGATCTTCCGTATCCGAGTAGCTTCGCTCCCATCTCTGCACCTAGAAACCAGACCTTCACTTACATGGGCAAATTCTCCATTGACCCACAGTACCCTGGTGCCAGCTGCTACCCAGAAGGTATCATCAATATTGTGAGTGCGGGCATCTTGCAAGGGGTCACCCCTCCAGCTTCAACCACAGCCTCCTCCAGCGTCACCTCCGCCTCCCCCAACCCACTGGCCACGGGACCCCTGGGTGTGTGTACCATGTCCCAGACTCAGCCTGAACTGGACCACCTGTACTCTccgccaccacctcctcctccttattcgGGCTGTACAGGAGATCTCTACCAGGATCCTTCAGCATTCTTATCGCCGCCACCCACCACTTCCACCTCCTCTCTGGCCTACCAGCCACCTCCTTCCTACCCATCCCCCAAGCCAGCTATGGACCCAGGTCTCATTCCTATGATCCCAGACTATCCTGGATTTTTTCCATCTCCATGCCAGAGAGATCCACACGGTGCCGCTGGCCCGGATCGAAAGCCGTTTCCCTGTCCTCTGGACTCCCTGCGGGTCCCCCCTCCACTCACGCCACTCTCTACCATCCGTAATTTTACTCTGGGGGGTCCCGGTGCTGGAGTCACTGGACCAGGAGCAAGTGGAGGCGGTGAGGGACCTCGGCTGCCTGGCAGCGGGTCTGCAGCAGTGACTGCCACCCCTTATAATCCGCACCACCTGCCATTGCGGCCCATCCTGCGACCTCGAAAGTACCCCAACAGGCCCAGCAAGACGCCAGTGCACGAAAGGCCCTATCCCTGCCCAGCAGAAGGTTGTGACAGGAGGTTCTCACGCTCTGATGAGCTGACCAGGCACATCCGAATCCACACGGGCCACAAGCCCTTCCAGTGTCGGATCTGCATGCGAAACTTCAGCCGAAGTGACCACCTTACTACTCACATCCGAACCCACACCGGGGAGAAGCCCTTTGCCTGTGACTATTGTGGCCGCAAGTTTGCAAGGAGTGACGAAAGGAAGCGCCACACCAAGATCCACCTTCGGCAAAAGGAACGGAAGAGCAGTGCTCCCTCTGCACCTGCATCTGCCCAGTCTTCAGCCTCTGGTCCTGGGGGCTCGCAGGCCGGAGGCAGCCTGTGCGGTAACAGCGCCATTGGAGGACCACTGGCCTCCTGCACCTCTCGAACCAGGACACCTTGA